The following proteins come from a genomic window of Maylandia zebra isolate NMK-2024a linkage group LG22, Mzebra_GT3a, whole genome shotgun sequence:
- the LOC101469063 gene encoding ictacalcin: MSDIQKAMALLISTFDKYSGKEGDKNTLSKEELKDLLQNEFGEMLCKSNDKAAIDRIFNDLDRDKSNSVDFGEFVRMVCCLTEMCHEYFVSKK, encoded by the exons ATGTCTGACATCCAGAAGGCTATGGCACTGCTCATCAGCACCTTTGATAAATACTCTGGCaaggagggagacaaaaacaccctAAGCAAGGAAGAGCTCAAGGATCTTCTTCAAAATGAGTTTGGAGAAATGCTTTGC AAATCCAATGACAAGGCAGCAATAGACCGCATCTTCAATGATCTGGACAGAGACAAGAGCAATAGTGTGGATTTTGGTGAGTTTGTCAGGATGGTCTGCTGCCTCACTGAGATGTGCCACGAGTACTTCGTCTCCAAAAAATAA
- the trim46b gene encoding tripartite motif-containing protein 46 isoform X3, with product MMKTGGSYALKMAEMDLKTATSAMEALVRATSNMKSLEHELHCPVCKEIVKQPVVLPCLHSVCLLCASEVLVANGYPPPELPPEPNSPASTPNTRSPRQARRPTPKNEQRPIDRVLRSGPHPPSPSMPRSPGYGTYPGRRRKEGPPLVMMFPCIPCGRDVELGEKGLTDCLRNLTLERIVERYRHTVSLGSVAVMCQFCKPPQTLEATKGCADCRSNFCNECFKLYHPWGTPRAQHEHIQPTLNFRPKVLTCPEHDQEKLQFYCRSCQRLLCPLCKLRRIHTGHKILPVAQAYQALKEKITKEMNYILSNQDTVLAQITQLESSITQTEVNSVSAREQLAQSIRDLTATLAERHASLTQALEGARQKRGEALAAQVAERRGLLEHAGLMAYTQELLKETDQPCFVQASRQTHNRLSKAIENLQHFTLAADPSFRHFQLDVSKELKLLTELNFIQVPLAPVIDTQRSLAYDQLFLCWRLPPESAPSWHFSVEYRRRGVVPGGASRGGIRGGLAAARWGWQRMDEVSGSSAVIDRLEMDSVYVLRVRGCNKAGYGEYSEEVYLHTPPAPAFYLSSSTVLLPRCQTTCLLQNCWWKEVHAYSVVLSLLALLSAASYSPHCFSLCRFLIVNLSVTSCHF from the exons ATGATGAAAACAGGGGGAAGCTATGCTCTTAAAATGGCAGAGATGGATTTAAAAACAGCCACATCAGCGATGGAAGCCTTGGTTCGCGCCACC TCTAACATGAAGAGCCTGGAGCATGAGTTGCATTGCCCCGTGTGTAAGGAAATAGTTAAACAGCCTGTGGTCCTGCCATGCCTGCACAGCGTCTGTCTCTTGTGTGCCTCCGAGGTCTTGGTAGCAAATGGATACCCGCCTCCAGAGCTTCCACCAGAACCCAACTCACCAGCCTCCACACCCAACACCCGTTCACCTCGTCAGGCACGCAGGCCCACACCTAAAAATGAACAACGGCCCATCGACCGCGTGCTGCGTTCAG GTCCACACCCCCCTTCACCATCCATGCCACGGTCTCCCGGTTATGGGACGTACCCAGGTAGACGCCGTAAGGAAGGTCCACCCTTGGTGATGATGTTCCCCTGTATCCCCTGCGGCAGAGATGTTGAGCTGGGAGAGAAAGGCCTTACTGACTGTCTGCGCAACCTCACCTTGGAGCGTATAGTGGAGAG GTACAGACACACGGTGAGTCTGGGCAGTGTGGCTGTGATGTGCCAATTCTGTAAGCCGCCTCAAACTCTGGAAGCCACCAAGGGCTGTGCTGACTGCAGGTCTAATTTCTGCAATGAGTGTTTCAAACTCTATCACCCATGGGGAACGCCACGGGCGCAGCATGAGCACATCCAGCCTACACTCAACTTCAGACCAAAG GTGCTGACTTGTCCAGAACACGACCAGGAGAAGCTGCAGTTCTATTGTCGGTCATGTCAGCGGCTGCTCTGCCCCCTCTGCAAACTGCGCCGCATTCACACCGGACATAAAATCCTCCCAGTGGCCCAGGCGTACCAAGCGCTGAAG GAGAAGATTACAAAGGAGATGAACTACATTCTGTCCAACCAGGACACAGTTTTGGCTCAGATTACCCAGCTGGAGAGTTCCATCACACAGACTGAG GTAAACAGCGTGTCGGCCAGAGAGCAGCTGGCTCAGAGCATCAGGGATTTGACGGCCACTCTCGCCGAGCGTCACGCTTCGCTCACCCAGGCTCTGGAGGGGGCACGGCAGAAACGAGGCGAGGCACTGGCTGCTCAAGTGGCGGAGAGACGTGGCTTGTTGGAGCACGCTGGGCTCATGGCGTACACGCAGGAACTGCTGAAAGAAACAGATCAGCCCTGTTTTGTGCAGGCTTCTCGGCAGACTCATAACAG GCTGAGTAAAGCAATTGAGAATCTGCAACATTTCACACTAGCGGCCGATCCATCATTCAGACACTTCCAGCTGGACGTCTCCAAAGAACTTAAACTCCTGACAGAGTTGAACTTCATCCAGG TGCCCTTGGCTCCAGTGATCGATACCCAGCGTAGTCTGGCCTACGACCAGCTGTTCTTGTGCTGGCGACTGCCCCCGGAGTCTGCACCATCCTGGCACTTTTCTGTAGAGTATCGCCGTCGTGGTGTAGTACCAGGAGGAGCGTCCAGAGGTGGGATCAGAGGAGGACTGGCTGCTGCACGCTGGGGCTGGCAGCGAATGGACGAAGTGAGTGGAAGCAGCGCTGTGATTGACAGGTTGGAAATGGACAGCGTGTACGTGCTGCGGGTGAGAGGCTGCAACAAGGCGGGCTACGGAGAGTACAGTGAGGAGGTGTACCTGCACACCCCGCCTGCACCAG CTTTCTACTTGTCATCCTCAACTGTGCTACTTCCACGCTGCCAAACTACGTGCCTCCTACAGAAC TGCTGGTGGAAGGAGGTGCATGCCTACTCTGTGGTCCTCTCCCTCTTGGCTCTCCTCTCAGCTGCTTCTTATtctcctcactgtttttctctttgccgTTTTCTGATTGTAAATCTGTCTGTCACCTCCTGTCACTTCTAA
- the LOC101469546 gene encoding protein S100-A10: MPSELENCMEGLIKVFHRYAKDGSLTRQNLRQLMEAELSSFLKCQKDPAAVDKIMKDLDANGDGLVNFEEFVSLVVGLSVACEQCYQLQMKKTGKK; this comes from the exons ATGCCTTCAGAACTGGAAAACTGCATGGAAGGACTCATCAAGGTGTTCCACCGTTACGCCAAGGACGGTTCGCTCACCCGGCAAAACCTCAGACAGCTAATGGAGGCTGAGCTTTCCAGCTTCCTTAAG tgtCAAAAAGATCCTGCTGCTGTCGACAAGATCATGAAAGACTTGGACGCCAACGGTGATGGTCTTGTGAACTTTGAGGAGTTTGTTTCTCTGGTTGTTGGACTGTCTGTTGCATGTGAGCAGTGCTATCAGCTGCAAATGAAAAAGACTGGAAAGAAGTAG
- the trim46b gene encoding tripartite motif-containing protein 46 isoform X4 codes for MMKTGGSYALKMAEMDLKTATSAMEALVRATSNMKSLEHELHCPVCKEIVKQPVVLPCLHSVCLLCASEVLVANGYPPPELPPEPNSPASTPNTRSPRQARRPTPKNEQRPIDRVLRSGPHPPSPSMPRSPGYGTYPGRRRKEGPPLVMMFPCIPCGRDVELGEKGLTDCLRNLTLERIVERYRHTVSLGSVAVMCQFCKPPQTLEATKGCADCRSNFCNECFKLYHPWGTPRAQHEHIQPTLNFRPKVLTCPEHDQEKLQFYCRSCQRLLCPLCKLRRIHTGHKILPVAQAYQALKEKITKEMNYILSNQDTVLAQITQLESSITQTEVNSVSAREQLAQSIRDLTATLAERHASLTQALEGARQKRGEALAAQVAERRGLLEHAGLMAYTQELLKETDQPCFVQASRQTHNRLSKAIENLQHFTLAADPSFRHFQLDVSKELKLLTELNFIQVPLAPVIDTQRSLAYDQLFLCWRLPPESAPSWHFSVEYRRRGVVPGGASRGGIRGGLAAARWGWQRMDEVSGSSAVIDRLEMDSVYVLRVRGCNKAGYGEYSEEVYLHTPPAPAFYLSSSTVLLPRCQTTCLLQNTPTHPSASHFSSCNEISLSADEVCGLLRPEA; via the exons ATGATGAAAACAGGGGGAAGCTATGCTCTTAAAATGGCAGAGATGGATTTAAAAACAGCCACATCAGCGATGGAAGCCTTGGTTCGCGCCACC TCTAACATGAAGAGCCTGGAGCATGAGTTGCATTGCCCCGTGTGTAAGGAAATAGTTAAACAGCCTGTGGTCCTGCCATGCCTGCACAGCGTCTGTCTCTTGTGTGCCTCCGAGGTCTTGGTAGCAAATGGATACCCGCCTCCAGAGCTTCCACCAGAACCCAACTCACCAGCCTCCACACCCAACACCCGTTCACCTCGTCAGGCACGCAGGCCCACACCTAAAAATGAACAACGGCCCATCGACCGCGTGCTGCGTTCAG GTCCACACCCCCCTTCACCATCCATGCCACGGTCTCCCGGTTATGGGACGTACCCAGGTAGACGCCGTAAGGAAGGTCCACCCTTGGTGATGATGTTCCCCTGTATCCCCTGCGGCAGAGATGTTGAGCTGGGAGAGAAAGGCCTTACTGACTGTCTGCGCAACCTCACCTTGGAGCGTATAGTGGAGAG GTACAGACACACGGTGAGTCTGGGCAGTGTGGCTGTGATGTGCCAATTCTGTAAGCCGCCTCAAACTCTGGAAGCCACCAAGGGCTGTGCTGACTGCAGGTCTAATTTCTGCAATGAGTGTTTCAAACTCTATCACCCATGGGGAACGCCACGGGCGCAGCATGAGCACATCCAGCCTACACTCAACTTCAGACCAAAG GTGCTGACTTGTCCAGAACACGACCAGGAGAAGCTGCAGTTCTATTGTCGGTCATGTCAGCGGCTGCTCTGCCCCCTCTGCAAACTGCGCCGCATTCACACCGGACATAAAATCCTCCCAGTGGCCCAGGCGTACCAAGCGCTGAAG GAGAAGATTACAAAGGAGATGAACTACATTCTGTCCAACCAGGACACAGTTTTGGCTCAGATTACCCAGCTGGAGAGTTCCATCACACAGACTGAG GTAAACAGCGTGTCGGCCAGAGAGCAGCTGGCTCAGAGCATCAGGGATTTGACGGCCACTCTCGCCGAGCGTCACGCTTCGCTCACCCAGGCTCTGGAGGGGGCACGGCAGAAACGAGGCGAGGCACTGGCTGCTCAAGTGGCGGAGAGACGTGGCTTGTTGGAGCACGCTGGGCTCATGGCGTACACGCAGGAACTGCTGAAAGAAACAGATCAGCCCTGTTTTGTGCAGGCTTCTCGGCAGACTCATAACAG GCTGAGTAAAGCAATTGAGAATCTGCAACATTTCACACTAGCGGCCGATCCATCATTCAGACACTTCCAGCTGGACGTCTCCAAAGAACTTAAACTCCTGACAGAGTTGAACTTCATCCAGG TGCCCTTGGCTCCAGTGATCGATACCCAGCGTAGTCTGGCCTACGACCAGCTGTTCTTGTGCTGGCGACTGCCCCCGGAGTCTGCACCATCCTGGCACTTTTCTGTAGAGTATCGCCGTCGTGGTGTAGTACCAGGAGGAGCGTCCAGAGGTGGGATCAGAGGAGGACTGGCTGCTGCACGCTGGGGCTGGCAGCGAATGGACGAAGTGAGTGGAAGCAGCGCTGTGATTGACAGGTTGGAAATGGACAGCGTGTACGTGCTGCGGGTGAGAGGCTGCAACAAGGCGGGCTACGGAGAGTACAGTGAGGAGGTGTACCTGCACACCCCGCCTGCACCAG CTTTCTACTTGTCATCCTCAACTGTGCTACTTCCACGCTGCCAAACTACGTGCCTCCTACAGAAC ACACCCACTCATCCCTCCGCCTCCCACTTTAGCTCCTGTAACGAGATCTCTCTGAGTGCTGATGAGGTTTGCGGTTTGTTAAGACCTGAGGCTTAA